The following coding sequences are from one Pseudomonas oryzae window:
- a CDS encoding class I SAM-dependent DNA methyltransferase, whose protein sequence is MAGNTLYNDLSGYYDLMCADIDYPAQSHCVHRLQQLFGNGGRRHLDLACGTGPHVRHFIDAGYASSGLDINQPMLDRAALRCPEAQFSRQDMCAFTASEPQDLITCFLYSIHYSGALDRLQACIASAHHALASEGLFCFNAVDRRRIDNGSFVSHSAQHADGLFSFSSGWHYPGEGERQSLRLRIERRVAGETQVWHDEHPMVAVDFDELQALLQPYFEVHVLEHDYQKLIPWDGSSGNALFACVKR, encoded by the coding sequence ATGGCCGGCAATACCCTCTACAACGATCTGTCCGGCTATTACGACCTGATGTGCGCCGACATCGACTACCCGGCGCAGAGCCACTGCGTGCACCGGCTGCAGCAACTGTTCGGCAATGGCGGGCGCCGGCATCTCGATCTGGCCTGTGGCACCGGGCCGCATGTCCGCCACTTCATCGACGCCGGCTACGCCAGCAGCGGCCTCGACATCAACCAGCCGATGCTCGACCGCGCCGCCCTGCGCTGCCCGGAGGCGCAGTTCTCCCGCCAGGACATGTGCGCCTTCACCGCCAGCGAGCCGCAGGACCTGATCACCTGCTTCCTCTACTCGATCCACTACAGCGGTGCACTCGACCGGCTGCAGGCCTGCATCGCCAGCGCGCACCACGCCCTGGCCAGCGAGGGGCTGTTCTGCTTCAACGCAGTCGACAGGCGGCGGATCGACAACGGCTCTTTCGTGAGCCACAGCGCCCAGCATGCGGATGGCCTGTTCAGCTTCAGCTCCGGCTGGCACTACCCCGGCGAGGGCGAGCGGCAATCGCTCAGACTGCGCATCGAGCGCCGCGTGGCGGGCGAGACCCAGGTGTGGCACGACGAACACCCGATGGTCGCGGTGGACTTCGACGAGCTGCAGGCGCTGCTGCAGCCGTACTTCGAGGTGCATGTGCTCGAGCACGATTACCAGAAGCTGATTCCCTGGGACGGCAGCTCGGGGAATGCCTTGTTTGCCTGTGTGAAGCGCTGA
- a CDS encoding REP-associated tyrosine transposase, which translates to MSNYRRARVPGASYFFTVNLRDRRSDLLVREIDLLRATVRATRARHPFHIDAWVVLPEHMYCIWTLPAGDCDFAGRWQIIKAAFSRRLPGLGMPNATQAARGERGIWQQGSLEVLGGKSLREFSTLRRATLGAEEGNASHIGPGAAQ; encoded by the coding sequence ATGTCCAACTACCGCCGCGCCCGCGTGCCAGGGGCGAGCTATTTCTTCACGGTGAACCTGCGCGACCGGCGCAGCGACCTGCTGGTACGGGAAATCGATCTGCTGCGCGCCACCGTGCGGGCGACTCGCGCGCGGCATCCCTTCCATATCGATGCCTGGGTGGTACTGCCGGAACACATGTACTGCATCTGGACGCTGCCGGCTGGCGACTGCGATTTCGCCGGGCGCTGGCAGATCATCAAGGCCGCCTTCTCCCGCCGCCTGCCGGGGCTCGGCATGCCCAATGCCACGCAGGCAGCCCGCGGCGAGCGCGGCATCTGGCAGCAAGGTAGCCTAGAAGTTCTTGGTGGAAAATCGCTTCGCGAGTTTTCCACCCTACGCCGGGCGACACTCGGCGCGGAAGAAGGAAACGCCTCGCACATTGGCCCCGGCGCGGCGCAATAG
- a CDS encoding DUF805 domain-containing protein: MGMGMYGYGEWHGLGMLVVAIVFIVPLWKILTKAGFNGAWSLLMFIPLVNIIALWVFAFSEWPKGRRD; the protein is encoded by the coding sequence ATGGGTATGGGCATGTATGGCTACGGCGAATGGCACGGCTTGGGGATGCTGGTCGTGGCGATCGTCTTCATCGTCCCCTTGTGGAAGATCCTGACCAAGGCGGGCTTCAACGGGGCATGGTCCCTGCTGATGTTTATCCCGCTGGTCAACATCATCGCCCTGTGGGTGTTTGCCTTCAGCGAATGGCCGAAGGGGCGCCGCGACTGA
- a CDS encoding sterol desaturase family protein: protein MEELSLAYEQLSWLLAAVIKQFKGLFDLNGRIGAFFLGISYGVAYLLYRRQRRQQLTDARSFWQFIGGRRVYLHPSALLDYRYYFVRALLKVLLVLPIIGLVDPYILHSADYIAFFTNLWGARPQLGQNLGLSLLFGLGVFLINDFASYWAHRAFHSRWLWEFHKVHHAAPVLVPLTASRVHFVEKIADSLLSTVLLGAYAGVFWYLCGGEVSRYTLFGVTWLVFIFNSLAANLRHSHVWLSFGPVLEHVINSPAQHQIHHSAAPHHFHKNFGTNLSLWDWMFGTLYTTTSKPEPLEFGTAERDPHRYLTLYSLIVMPFVDTARKALAARGSRTVA, encoded by the coding sequence GTGGAAGAGTTGTCGCTCGCCTACGAGCAGCTGAGCTGGCTGCTGGCGGCAGTCATCAAACAGTTCAAGGGGCTGTTCGACCTCAACGGGCGCATCGGTGCGTTCTTCCTCGGCATCTCCTACGGTGTGGCCTACCTGCTGTACCGTCGGCAGAGACGCCAGCAGCTGACCGACGCGCGCTCCTTCTGGCAGTTCATCGGCGGCCGCCGCGTGTACCTGCATCCCTCGGCCCTGCTCGATTACCGCTACTACTTCGTGCGCGCCCTGCTCAAGGTGCTGCTGGTGCTGCCCATCATCGGCCTGGTCGACCCGTACATCCTGCACTCGGCCGACTACATCGCCTTCTTCACCAACCTGTGGGGCGCCCGGCCACAGCTGGGACAGAATCTGGGCCTGAGCCTGCTGTTCGGCCTGGGGGTGTTCCTGATCAACGACTTCGCCAGCTACTGGGCTCACCGCGCCTTCCATTCCCGCTGGCTGTGGGAATTCCACAAGGTGCACCATGCCGCGCCGGTGCTGGTGCCGCTGACCGCCAGCCGCGTGCACTTCGTCGAGAAGATCGCCGACAGCCTGCTCAGCACCGTGCTGCTCGGCGCCTATGCCGGCGTGTTCTGGTATCTGTGCGGCGGCGAGGTCAGCCGCTACACCCTGTTCGGCGTGACCTGGCTGGTGTTCATCTTCAACAGTCTGGCCGCCAACCTGCGTCACAGCCATGTCTGGCTGTCGTTCGGTCCGGTGCTGGAGCATGTCATCAACAGCCCGGCGCAGCACCAGATCCACCACAGCGCCGCGCCGCACCACTTCCACAAGAACTTCGGCACCAACCTGTCGCTCTGGGACTGGATGTTCGGCACCCTCTACACCACCACCAGCAAGCCGGAACCGCTCGAGTTCGGCACCGCCGAGCGCGACCCGCATCGCTACCTCACCCTCTACAGCCTGATCGTCATGCCCTTCGTCGATACCGCGCGCAAGGCACTGGCCGCTCGCGGCAGCAGAACGGTGGCCTGA
- a CDS encoding site-specific integrase — MNDLAERYLQAARRASTQRRYAQAIEHFEGEWGGLLPASSESVVRYLAAYGARLSGSTLRTHLAALAQWHRQHGFADPTKAARVRDTLRGIQALHPQPVQQAEALALQELETCIAMLTEELNSEQPAIYLRAARDQALILLGFWRAFRADELCRLQVEHLRLRPGQGLEIFLPSSKGDRANRGRTLRVPALKRLCPVAAYEQWRRLSGVKQGPVFRAIDRWGHLAAHGLNPNSVSRVLRQALLRSGVDGAGYSGHSLRRGFATWASRNRWSSKELMAYVGWRDVQSAARYIDADAPFGEWEL, encoded by the coding sequence GTGAACGACTTAGCCGAGCGCTATCTTCAGGCCGCGCGGCGTGCCAGCACGCAACGGCGTTATGCGCAGGCTATCGAGCACTTCGAAGGGGAGTGGGGTGGGCTGCTGCCAGCATCCAGTGAAAGCGTGGTGCGCTACCTCGCCGCCTACGGCGCTCGACTATCGGGCAGCACGCTGCGCACGCATCTGGCGGCACTGGCGCAATGGCACCGTCAGCACGGCTTCGCCGATCCGACCAAGGCTGCGCGGGTGCGCGACACCCTGCGCGGCATTCAGGCGCTGCACCCGCAGCCAGTGCAGCAGGCCGAGGCGCTGGCATTGCAGGAACTGGAAACCTGCATTGCCATGCTGACCGAGGAGCTAAACAGCGAGCAGCCGGCGATATACCTACGTGCCGCACGTGACCAAGCGCTGATCCTGCTCGGCTTCTGGCGGGCGTTTCGCGCTGACGAATTGTGTCGGCTACAGGTCGAGCACCTTCGGTTGCGCCCAGGGCAGGGGCTGGAAATCTTTCTGCCGAGCAGCAAGGGCGATCGCGCCAACCGCGGCCGCACGTTGCGCGTGCCGGCGCTCAAGCGCCTGTGCCCGGTGGCCGCATATGAGCAGTGGCGCAGACTCAGTGGCGTTAAGCAGGGGCCGGTATTTCGCGCGATTGATCGCTGGGGCCATCTGGCGGCGCACGGCCTCAACCCCAACAGCGTGTCGCGCGTGTTGCGCCAGGCTTTGCTGCGCAGTGGGGTGGACGGAGCGGGTTACTCCGGTCACTCGCTGCGCCGCGGTTTTGCCACCTGGGCCAGCCGCAACCGATGGAGCAGCAAGGAGCTGATGGCGTACGTCGGTTGGCGCGATGTGCAGTCCGCAGCTCGCTACATCGATGCTGATGCGCCGTTTGGTGAATGGGAGCTTTGA
- the eco gene encoding serine protease inhibitor ecotin, translating into MPQRPLPLIALACSLPLAACAATPEALKPFPAAAEGYQRHVIDLPAQSNEADYKVELIAGKTMEVDCNSRRLGGQWQEKTVQGWGYGYYELGQVGPAVSTLMACPENSRTQAFVPVGGEPMLVRYNSRLPLVIYAPADLEVRYRIWSAGKDSSPAPQR; encoded by the coding sequence ATGCCCCAACGCCCACTGCCCCTCATCGCACTCGCCTGCAGCCTGCCGCTGGCGGCCTGCGCCGCCACGCCCGAAGCGCTCAAGCCCTTCCCGGCCGCCGCCGAAGGCTATCAGCGTCATGTGATCGACCTGCCGGCCCAGTCGAACGAAGCCGACTACAAGGTCGAGCTGATCGCCGGCAAAACCATGGAGGTGGACTGCAACTCGCGCCGTCTGGGTGGCCAGTGGCAGGAGAAGACCGTGCAGGGCTGGGGCTACGGCTACTACGAGCTGGGGCAGGTCGGCCCGGCGGTCAGTACCCTGATGGCCTGCCCCGAGAACAGCCGCACGCAGGCCTTCGTGCCGGTGGGCGGCGAGCCGATGCTGGTGCGCTACAACAGCCGGTTGCCGCTGGTGATCTACGCCCCTGCCGACCTGGAGGTGCGCTACCGCATCTGGTCGGCAGGGAAAGACAGCAGCCCCGCCCCACAGCGGTGA
- a CDS encoding DNA-binding protein translates to MARGGINKVLVRRARDALLARGERPSIDAVRTELGNTGSKSTIQRYLKELAAEQRPQPSGASLDEELLAYISSLAERLIAHAQAAVAHEREQLAQQEARAAQQRQVEQARLEQLQETHTLLNNERRDGLAREQALNSRLHEVDAERQRLAENERGLQRLLEERAAHIQSLEDKHRHAWEALNHYRQQHLAQREQETRRTEEQLHQLQQELRRLQGQLLAKQEELGQVYRELERLNATLKARSLDLRTQGEQLQQTQRYANQLESDLQQQQERLHAVQIDASVAREKSQRYVLKHRQDRRDLRSQTQQLAALHTLIRQLRAERESAVEPPPDAG, encoded by the coding sequence ATGGCTCGCGGCGGCATCAACAAGGTCCTCGTCCGGCGCGCCCGTGACGCCCTCCTCGCCCGCGGAGAGCGACCGAGCATCGATGCGGTGCGTACCGAACTGGGCAACACCGGCTCGAAAAGCACTATCCAGCGTTACCTGAAAGAGCTCGCGGCAGAGCAGAGGCCACAGCCCAGCGGCGCCAGTTTGGACGAGGAGTTGCTCGCCTATATCAGCAGTCTAGCCGAGCGCTTGATAGCCCACGCCCAGGCGGCGGTCGCTCACGAGCGTGAACAGTTGGCGCAGCAAGAGGCCCGCGCTGCGCAGCAACGACAGGTCGAGCAGGCCCGCCTGGAACAGCTGCAGGAGACTCATACCCTGCTTAACAACGAGCGACGCGATGGCCTCGCCCGGGAGCAGGCATTGAACTCCCGCCTGCACGAGGTCGATGCTGAACGTCAGCGTCTGGCCGAGAATGAACGTGGCTTACAGCGCCTCCTTGAGGAACGGGCGGCGCATATCCAGTCCTTGGAGGACAAGCATCGGCATGCCTGGGAAGCGCTGAACCATTATCGCCAGCAACATCTGGCGCAACGTGAGCAGGAAACCCGCCGCACCGAGGAGCAGTTGCACCAGCTGCAGCAAGAACTGCGGCGGCTGCAAGGTCAGCTGCTGGCCAAGCAGGAGGAGCTCGGCCAGGTGTATCGTGAACTGGAGCGTTTGAATGCCACGCTGAAGGCTCGTAGCCTCGATTTACGTACGCAGGGCGAACAGCTGCAGCAGACGCAACGCTACGCGAATCAGCTGGAAAGTGACCTGCAGCAGCAACAGGAGCGCCTTCACGCCGTGCAGATCGATGCGTCCGTGGCCCGAGAAAAAAGCCAGCGGTATGTGCTCAAGCATCGCCAGGACCGCCGCGACCTGCGTAGCCAGACGCAACAACTGGCGGCACTGCATACGCTAATCCGCCAGCTACGGGCAGAGCGCGAGAGTGCCGTTGAACCGCCGCCAGACGCTGGTTAG
- a CDS encoding DDE-type integrase/transposase/recombinase, with product MNPTLERLSRAHLKGDLIKTQEAPFPCDPTKIMSALSEKHRQVLKRRITYVKALIDQLGPHLPKKKAESIASKVATQIGDAKPPCYTVLYEWVKAYKQRAGNIISLIPSTHRTRGYRLLNQPEEVQKIVRYHIDTDYLTCPPLSKAEVIDNIQGAIYRINENREALYKLTSPSPSTLYRILAELDFYTVEKAQRGPRIAKTHQKWSKKYQRNLRILEIVEGDSHELDIDVVDSEGQVLGRPWLTKLVEIRTACVVGWDISLNPPSIDKTIRAIKASLHCDNTYGGLAISYVFDNGQEFTTQRLKDIMKEFGAEVKFCRIGNADDKPHVESSFKTWTKDIAQHLPGTTFSNPEARGDYDSESNAQMTLEDVKSVYSDWLENYYHKHFHHGLGMAPEEAWRECVTDEIAIKKYSLEDIDRYFLNLGHATPNAKGHLTINKVSWTSGAVPFLAKLEPKPEFLCVLYDTSDLGRAWAYHPAYPENIQPLEPVDATYQVGMTMSLHQIICDRLTEKKKELCYFSARQERARILNTWRGPKNKKHRKNSAKARELYKEPSQSSEITHPIIEMRSSHLHPTQRGDGNSAPYSVIEVDDEFD from the coding sequence ATGAACCCGACCCTCGAACGACTGAGCCGTGCCCATCTCAAAGGCGACCTGATCAAGACGCAGGAGGCCCCATTTCCGTGCGATCCGACCAAAATCATGAGCGCACTCTCAGAAAAGCACCGGCAGGTACTTAAAAGACGAATAACCTACGTGAAGGCCTTAATCGACCAGCTTGGACCTCATTTACCGAAAAAAAAAGCAGAGTCAATTGCATCTAAAGTAGCGACTCAAATCGGCGACGCAAAACCACCTTGCTACACCGTCCTTTACGAATGGGTGAAAGCCTATAAGCAGCGCGCTGGAAACATCATTTCCCTCATACCATCGACTCACCGAACACGAGGCTACCGACTGCTCAATCAGCCTGAAGAGGTTCAGAAAATAGTTCGTTATCACATCGATACGGATTACTTAACCTGCCCCCCGCTAAGCAAGGCAGAAGTCATTGACAACATTCAAGGTGCGATCTACAGGATCAATGAAAACCGTGAAGCTCTTTACAAACTAACCTCTCCTTCGCCCAGCACACTATACCGTATTCTTGCTGAGCTAGATTTCTACACCGTAGAAAAAGCTCAGCGAGGCCCGCGAATCGCCAAGACCCATCAGAAGTGGAGCAAAAAGTACCAGAGAAATTTACGGATATTGGAAATTGTTGAGGGTGATAGTCATGAGTTGGATATTGATGTAGTGGATTCCGAAGGTCAAGTGCTGGGCCGCCCTTGGCTCACCAAGCTCGTAGAAATACGTACGGCCTGCGTCGTCGGGTGGGACATCTCGCTAAATCCACCCTCTATCGATAAAACGATTCGTGCAATCAAAGCATCCCTACACTGCGATAACACCTATGGGGGACTTGCAATTTCATATGTCTTTGATAATGGCCAAGAATTCACGACACAGAGATTAAAAGACATCATGAAGGAGTTTGGCGCCGAGGTCAAGTTCTGCAGAATTGGTAATGCAGATGACAAACCCCACGTAGAGTCATCTTTTAAAACCTGGACGAAAGATATTGCACAGCATTTGCCTGGCACCACCTTTTCCAATCCAGAAGCACGCGGTGACTACGACTCAGAGTCGAACGCTCAGATGACGCTGGAGGATGTAAAGTCAGTGTATTCCGACTGGCTGGAAAACTACTACCATAAGCATTTTCACCACGGCTTGGGTATGGCACCTGAAGAAGCATGGCGTGAATGTGTTACTGACGAAATAGCCATAAAAAAATATTCCTTAGAGGACATCGACCGTTATTTCCTAAATTTAGGTCATGCCACCCCAAACGCAAAGGGGCACCTTACAATCAACAAGGTTAGTTGGACATCAGGAGCAGTTCCCTTCCTGGCAAAGCTTGAGCCAAAGCCTGAGTTCTTATGCGTACTATATGACACTAGCGATCTTGGAAGGGCCTGGGCATATCATCCAGCTTACCCTGAAAACATACAACCGCTGGAGCCAGTAGATGCGACTTACCAAGTAGGCATGACAATGAGCCTACACCAAATCATTTGCGACCGACTCACCGAGAAAAAAAAGGAACTTTGCTATTTCTCTGCACGTCAAGAACGCGCTCGGATACTCAACACCTGGCGCGGCCCAAAGAATAAAAAGCATCGCAAAAATAGTGCAAAAGCACGTGAGCTCTATAAGGAGCCTAGCCAATCATCAGAAATTACGCACCCCATAATTGAGATGAGATCTTCGCACCTCCACCCAACCCAAAGAGGTGACGGAAATTCTGCACCCTATAGCGTCATAGAGGTTGATGATGAATTCGACTGA
- a CDS encoding FmdB family zinc ribbon protein translates to MPTYDYRCEANGQVYEVQHPMALSPKTWGELRAASSLAADPSIPDDAPVTKLMSAAGVVSSRALKNPEPPACARGGCAGNCV, encoded by the coding sequence ATGCCGACCTACGATTACCGCTGCGAAGCCAACGGTCAGGTGTACGAAGTCCAGCATCCGATGGCGCTGAGCCCGAAGACCTGGGGCGAATTGCGCGCCGCCAGCAGCCTGGCCGCAGACCCGTCGATCCCGGACGACGCCCCGGTGACCAAGCTGATGAGCGCCGCCGGCGTGGTCAGCAGCCGCGCCTTGAAGAACCCCGAGCCCCCGGCCTGCGCCCGCGGCGGCTGCGCCGGCAACTGCGTCTGA
- a CDS encoding TniB family NTP-binding protein, whose product MNSTEQDAVLKQFSRQIVMYPTFDRANAQLQRAIRATELRGEPSCALLYGPSGSGKSKLCKIFRNSFDAADHSIEVDGKYRNRPAFYCTVPTPVTVKSFLKSILARLGHPNAAGDAADMNYELIQSITTAKTKVMIFDEFQRLTKREAEKSRQLTIDWLVALLNEIHIPIIICGTPECLTLLDDAPLARRYPYLANLDYLSFSERENSEFVQTLRGLDDAIYNIAVLESGVHFHDMSICAPLYAATRGNLEYLRHVLYFAIERCLTRGYRALQRQDLIEACQCIRLPLNLSLWQNPFEISHNNCMKFIIDHETKTIEIAAQKEAAIRSFST is encoded by the coding sequence ATGAATTCGACTGAGCAAGATGCCGTTCTGAAACAGTTCAGCCGTCAGATAGTTATGTATCCGACATTTGATCGCGCCAATGCGCAACTGCAGCGCGCAATACGAGCAACTGAGTTACGTGGAGAGCCCAGTTGCGCATTGCTATACGGCCCATCAGGCAGCGGGAAGTCTAAGCTCTGCAAAATATTTCGAAACTCGTTTGATGCCGCAGACCATTCGATCGAAGTTGATGGAAAATACCGAAATCGCCCCGCATTTTATTGCACAGTGCCGACGCCTGTTACCGTAAAAAGCTTTTTGAAATCTATTCTAGCTCGCCTTGGACACCCCAACGCGGCAGGAGACGCCGCAGATATGAATTATGAACTCATCCAATCGATCACTACAGCCAAAACCAAAGTTATGATTTTTGATGAGTTCCAGCGTTTAACAAAGCGCGAGGCTGAAAAATCACGACAACTAACCATCGACTGGCTCGTGGCGCTACTGAACGAAATACACATACCGATTATTATCTGCGGCACACCGGAATGCTTAACACTCTTGGATGACGCACCATTAGCACGCCGCTACCCCTACCTCGCAAACCTAGACTACTTGTCCTTTAGCGAACGGGAGAATTCTGAATTTGTACAAACCTTAAGAGGTTTAGATGATGCAATATACAACATTGCCGTACTTGAATCGGGAGTACACTTTCACGACATGTCAATCTGCGCCCCCCTATATGCGGCCACTCGTGGAAACCTGGAATATTTGCGACATGTACTCTATTTCGCCATAGAGCGCTGCCTGACTCGTGGCTATCGAGCACTGCAACGTCAAGACCTCATTGAAGCCTGTCAGTGCATCAGGCTGCCACTCAACTTATCCCTCTGGCAAAACCCTTTTGAGATCAGTCACAACAACTGCATGAAGTTTATAATCGACCATGAAACCAAAACAATCGAGATCGCTGCTCAAAAGGAAGCTGCTATTCGTTCCTTTTCCACTTGA
- a CDS encoding REP-associated tyrosine transposase: MSNYRRARVPGASYFFTVNLRDRRSDLLVREIDLLRATVRATRTRHPFHIDAWVVLPEHMHCIWTLPAGDRDFARRWQIIKAALSRRLPEHGTPSAVQAARGERGIWQRRYWEHLIRDDLDYQRHFDYLHYNPVKHGHVARVADWPWSSFHRAVRAGIYTPDWAGDKHDGMAGNWGE, translated from the coding sequence ATGTCCAACTACCGCCGCGCCCGCGTGCCAGGGGCGAGCTATTTCTTCACGGTGAACCTGCGCGACCGGCGCAGCGACCTGCTGGTACGGGAAATCGACCTGCTGCGCGCCACCGTGCGGGCGACCCGCACGCGGCATCCCTTCCATATCGATGCCTGGGTGGTACTACCGGAACACATGCACTGCATCTGGACGCTGCCGGCCGGCGACCGCGATTTCGCCAGGCGCTGGCAGATCATCAAGGCCGCCCTCTCCCGCCGCCTGCCGGAGCACGGCACGCCGAGTGCTGTGCAAGCCGCCCGTGGCGAGCGCGGCATCTGGCAGCGGCGCTACTGGGAACACCTGATCCGCGACGATCTAGATTACCAGCGGCACTTCGACTACCTGCACTACAACCCGGTGAAACACGGCCATGTCGCGCGGGTGGCCGACTGGCCGTGGTCGAGCTTCCACCGCGCGGTGCGCGCGGGGATCTATACGCCGGACTGGGCGGGCGATAAGCACGATGGCATGGCGGGGAATTGGGGCGAGTGA
- a CDS encoding ATP-binding protein, with protein MEKEYYVEEVFVPGGMPKLTYISRAKLTLEQDLKKVARNLCKLVTLTGSTKSGKTVLTNKIFPRTNPTNIWIDGGSIGEENDFWQFILAELDAHTSIEESTSKESNSSISGDATGEIGIPLIAKGTGKIGATTGSKSSTAEKFSRTLSPRAAAILAIRKHTPIIIIDDFHYLKRDFQGDIVRALKPLIFEGLAVVAIAIPHRRYDAVKVEKEMTQRIQPIPVPSWSKEELMEISSIGFPLLNVEVIDTVSERMAEESYGSPHLMQEFCSELARQNSIEKTLPQKITINSISDDVFRKIANNTGKVIFEKLAKGPRQRSDRKPRPLAAGGKADIYKVVLLALAKISPGMQRVNYEVLRAAIKETLLTEIPQAHEVSRVLEKMSEIASNDEASTPVIDWIKADQELYITDPFFAFFLKWGTIDD; from the coding sequence ATGGAAAAAGAATATTACGTCGAAGAAGTATTTGTACCTGGAGGAATGCCAAAACTCACATACATCTCCAGAGCAAAGCTTACACTTGAGCAAGACCTTAAAAAAGTCGCTAGAAATCTATGCAAGCTCGTAACACTAACCGGCTCCACAAAGTCAGGAAAAACCGTCCTCACAAATAAAATATTCCCTCGAACAAACCCCACAAACATCTGGATAGATGGTGGCTCAATAGGAGAAGAAAATGACTTTTGGCAATTTATTCTCGCAGAACTAGACGCACACACCTCCATTGAAGAATCAACATCAAAAGAGTCAAACAGCAGCATTTCAGGCGATGCCACTGGAGAGATAGGCATCCCTCTCATCGCAAAAGGAACGGGGAAAATTGGAGCCACAACCGGAAGCAAAAGCAGTACAGCTGAAAAATTCAGCCGGACGCTATCCCCTCGCGCAGCCGCAATACTCGCAATAAGAAAGCACACCCCAATAATAATTATAGATGACTTCCATTACCTTAAGCGGGACTTTCAAGGCGATATCGTAAGGGCACTTAAACCCCTAATCTTTGAAGGGCTTGCCGTAGTAGCAATTGCAATCCCCCACAGACGATATGACGCTGTCAAGGTTGAGAAGGAGATGACTCAACGTATTCAGCCGATACCCGTCCCATCTTGGTCAAAAGAAGAGTTGATGGAAATCTCATCCATTGGTTTTCCTTTGCTGAACGTAGAAGTCATAGACACCGTCAGCGAGCGCATGGCTGAGGAGTCTTATGGAAGCCCTCACCTAATGCAGGAATTCTGCTCGGAACTAGCAAGACAGAACTCAATTGAAAAAACCCTCCCGCAAAAAATAACCATCAACAGTATAAGCGATGATGTATTCAGGAAAATAGCCAACAACACCGGAAAGGTTATATTCGAGAAGCTAGCAAAAGGCCCACGCCAAAGGTCGGACAGAAAGCCTAGACCTCTGGCCGCCGGAGGAAAAGCAGACATATACAAAGTTGTCTTGCTAGCACTAGCAAAAATCTCCCCCGGCATGCAACGAGTAAACTACGAAGTCTTGCGCGCCGCGATCAAGGAAACATTATTAACCGAAATTCCCCAAGCACACGAAGTCTCTCGAGTTTTAGAAAAAATGTCAGAAATCGCCTCTAATGATGAAGCATCAACCCCAGTGATAGACTGGATAAAAGCAGATCAAGAGCTATACATTACTGACCCTTTCTTTGCATTTTTTCTCAAGTGGGGAACTATCGACGATTGA
- a CDS encoding REP-associated tyrosine transposase, protein MSNYRRARVPGASYFFTVNLRDRRSDLLVREIDLLRATVRATRARHPFHIDAWVVPPEHMHCIWTLPAGDRDFARRWQIIKAAFSRRLPQHGTPNSAQAARGERGEHLIRDDLDCQRHFDYLHYNPVKHSHVARVVDWPWSSFHRAVRAGIYTPDWAGDGGDVRAGHWGE, encoded by the coding sequence ATGTCCAACTACCGCCGCGCCCGCGTGCCGGGGGCGAGCTATTTCTTCACGGTGAACCTGCGCGACCGGCGCAGCGACCTGCTGGTGCGGGAAATCGACCTGCTGCGCGCCACCGTGCGAGCAACCCGCGCGCGGCATCCCTTCCATATCGATGCCTGGGTGGTGCCACCGGAGCACATGCACTGCATCTGGACGCTGCCGGCCGGCGACCGCGACTTCGCCAGGCGCTGGCAGATCATCAAGGCCGCCTTCTCCCGCCGCCTGCCGCAGCACGGCACGCCGAATAGCGCGCAGGCCGCCCGTGGCGAGCGCGGGGAACACCTGATCCGCGACGACCTCGATTGCCAGCGCCACTTCGATTACCTGCACTACAACCCGGTGAAACACAGCCATGTCGCGCGAGTGGTGGACTGGCCGTGGTCGAGCTTCCACCGCGCGGTGCGCGCGGGGATCTATACGCCGGACTGGGCGGGCGATGGAGGCGACGTTCGGGCGGGGCATTGGGGCGAGTGA